The genomic window CGGGTCACGGTAATATTTGGAGTCCAGGAGATGGCATGTAGCCATGTAGGCCATGGCCTCATCTCTATTCATAAGGTCAAACTCCAGACTACCCATTGATACCTTCAGGCGCACAAAATATACCTCGCCCGGCTGCGCATTAACAGTTGCCTCGGTGGTTTTGAATATCCCGAAAAGTTTTGGGGTAAAGGTATACTGCCCCGGATCAACAGAAAGGGAAAAAAAAGCGATCTCAGGCAGCGTCTCAACCACCTCTATATCATTTACCTTTACTCCCGGCATTGTTGTGGCTGTCATTACACCCCTCTGCCTGTAGACATAAATTACCGCCTTTCCAGACTCCGGGGTTACCGCATGTGTAAACTTTGGACCGATAGAGGTTGTAAGGCATCCTGTGATTAATGAAGTTAGAAAAAGTACTGAAATTAATATAAAAAACTTTGTTTTCATAAACATAATTACCCCTTAATTTATCTTAACATTAATTTGCCGGAGGCAACCCCGGTATATTTATTATGCACAAGATATTTATCGGTCAGGGGGCATGATATCTTTAGAAAAAATGGCCTTGTCTCATACTGGGAACCAAATGACATGCCTTCTCTGATCATGCAAGGCATCATATTCAGTTTATAATTAATTTCATTTAAGCCAACTTTACCGATTACAAATTCAAAATCTAATGATATACTTTTGCCATGTTTCATCATGATCTCCTTTCTATGCTTTCTGGCGCCACTCAAACCTGACAGGGAGATCAGGCTTTTTCCGCTTTTTAGATGATAAGAACACTCTAATACGATGTTTGTATTTTAAAGTAACTGGCCGGTTTTAAGCAATTTGCTTTTTGGACATTAACCGTATTATCTTTCTTAAAGGGAGGAAAAAATGAAATTAGTCAAGGATATCTTAAAAAACAAGGCCATCAAGGAGCTCTTTTCGGTAACCCCTGAATCACTTGTTTTTGATGCCCTCAGCCTTCTGGCTGAAAAAAACATTGGCGCGCTGATGGTTATAGACAAGAAAGGCAAGGTCGTTGGTATTTTTTCCGAAAGGGATTATACGCGTAAAGTAATCCTGAAAGGGAAATCCTCAAAAGAGACAAAGGTTCAGGATATCATGACCTCTGCACGCGCAATGTACAAAATCAAACCTGAAACAGAGATAAACGAATGCATGGTTCTCATGACAGGCAAACATATCCGGCACCTGCCGGTTTTTGACGGGCAGAAATTTATAGGCCTGATATCAATCGGCGATATTTTAAAGGCCGTCATTGTTGAAAAAGAAAAACTGATCGATGATCTGAGCGACTATATTGCTGGCAAGTACGCATAGTCTACTACTCTAACTGACTGAAATAACTTATGCAGCAATAGGGCGAAAGATTTTTAGCCCCTTTTTATTTTATATTGTCAGTAACAACCCCCTCTTTTAGGCAGATACGTGCTTTATTGGGGGTATATTGTCAGGAAAGAGTTTTTAATATGGGATTCAATATGCCAATACAACTCAGGTTTCAGGTTATTTTGAAATTTTCAAACAAGTCGTCTAACTGCTCTGGATAATTCCCACTTATTATCCATACGCGGCTTTTAAGAGGCAGGTTTGAAATTGATGTGAAATCCTCCCTTATTGATTGAGAGATGTTCTCTGATTGCTCCCTGATTCCCTTCATTATTTTATAGAAGAACGGGTCAACTATATCTCTCCCCTTTAACTTTTCCAGATCAACTGGCAACCTGTAATCATTCTTATCCCCTGCTCCTGCGGGCATACTTGTGCTTTTAACTAATACAAGTCTTTCCGCCTTTATATATCCCGCGATCCATGCGGCTATAGAATCGGATGTAATATCCCAGGAGTGGGGAAGGGGATCTTTATCCTTCATAAGTTTATATGGAAGGAGTATGGCTGGTTGATATTTAACTGCACAGTTTATAGCATCATCTATATTTTCAAAACATATGGTGCCGGGGATCAATGATGATAACAGGTAGCCATACTGGTTCATGGAGAGTATTGCCATCCAGTGGGAGGTGTCCTGGTCAAGATTGAAACTCTGTGTACTGTCTCTTACAGCATCCGCAAAGATACCACCACCCGGTATGAATAAAACCTTGTGATTTTTCCCAATGTTACCGAGTTGAGTGCAAAGCTCGCCAAGTAATTTAGTTTTCAGGAGGCTGCCACCCACCTTGATTACTATGACAGACATTCTAAAGCTTCCCTATGTGTTCATTTAAAAGTGATGCTACAGAAAAGGCAGGTAAACAGTTGTGGTCATCCTTTGATTCCCAGTGTATGACATCCTGGATGCCAATAGCCCTTGCAGCCCTTTCAGCAAGAAATGCCCCGGTACCGGTTACAACAACAGGGATAATTTTAGAAAACGCTGCCGTGGCAAGGACATTTAATATTGCTTCAGAAATCTGTTCTGTCTGTTTCTGACTCAGGTATTGAGCCATACTGTCAATTTCGTCTGTTGTAAGTATTTCAGTGTCTGCGCATATGAGTCTTGCAAGCCGTGCCCTTGCATCTCTAACTGTCTTTTGTCGTTTATCGGCTGTGGGGCAGGAGTATGTATCAGCAGAGATATCCCCGAGAATTAGATATACATCAGCCATGGTTGTGAAATATTCAGCAGCAAACGGGCACTCCTTATCACGGAGAGGGACAGTGTGGACAATTGCATTCGGGTTGGTTCGGAGGACCCCGGAGTAAACCAGTTCGTTATTGATCAACCTGCCTGTATCTGTCCGTTCATGACAGATGACCTTCCCCTCTTTTATTGGGATAATATCAGTTGTTGTGCTGCCGACATCGATGAGGATGCAGTTGTTGTGAATATTTGCGATATACCTGGCACTGGCTAACCAGTTTGTAGCAGCACACATAAGCGGTTTTTCATCTGCTTCCAGGAAATTATAAAAACCGCCTTCAAGATTAAAAATATAGACAGGTGAGTAGACAAAAGCCTTTTGAAGTGCGCTCAGTATAAAATGAATTCCCTCTCTTTTTATCCTGAAGGCATCAGAAAGTTCTGCAGTTATTGTTACACCGTGGGGCTCTTCTGTTTTGAATGTAAGATTTTGCCCTGCTATTTTAAGCTGATCAGCAAGCTCAGAGGGGTTATGCCATATTTCAAAGGGTATGCTTACCGCTTTAATAACTCTGGCCCTGTTGCCGTGCCATTCAACGCGGACAGCCTTGATATTTACCCCGCCAATGTCCCAGCCGTTTATTATTGTTGCAGACCTCATATTTTACCTTTAAAAATTTGAGATATTACCACACCAGAAGGTAATTTGTACATGGCGCAGATTTTTTTGTCAGGTATGATCCTGCTTAAAAGAAAAACAGAGTGAGAATGGATGTATACTGCAAATTGACAATAAGAAATAATTCCAATATGGTTTATATATATCAGGAGGTTTCCTAACATGAAAAATAGAGTATCAAGACCAGTTGCGAATATTACTCTTTATTTGATTCTCACTGTTTTATCATTAACCGACTGCGGCCCGAAATGGACTGAGAGTGAAAAGGACGGTGTAAAAATCGTTACCAATATGGGTGGTCAAACCCTTGGATATTCTACATCCTCCGGTATTAAAATACTGACTGTAGACAGGCTTGCCTTTAAAGATCTCAACAAAAACGGTGCGCTTGATCCCTATGAAGACTGGAGGTTGTCTGTAGATGAAAGGGCAAAGGATCTGGCCGCAAAGATGTCTGTTTATCAGATATCAGGCCTCATGCTCTACAGCGGGCATCAGAAGATACCGGGTGGTGGTATTTATCAGGGCGATACTTATGATGGTAAACCATACAATGATAGCGGCGCAAAACCACATGACCTTTCAGACGGGCAAAAGGATTTTCTTGTAAATGATAACGTGAGGCATGTCTTAATAACCAGTGTGGAAAACCCTGAAGCAGCAG from Desulfatiglans sp. includes these protein-coding regions:
- a CDS encoding CBS domain-containing protein — encoded protein: MKLVKDILKNKAIKELFSVTPESLVFDALSLLAEKNIGALMVIDKKGKVVGIFSERDYTRKVILKGKSSKETKVQDIMTSARAMYKIKPETEINECMVLMTGKHIRHLPVFDGQKFIGLISIGDILKAVIVEKEKLIDDLSDYIAGKYA